One genomic segment of Burkholderia pyrrocinia includes these proteins:
- a CDS encoding 3'-5' exonuclease codes for MTPILVFDIETIPDVDGIRRLEDLPATLDDAAVAEHAFAARREKTGGDFLPHHLQRIAAISCVFRDNNGFRVRSLGTPQDNEATLIQSFYRVIEKYTPQLVSWNGGGFDLPVLHYRALVHGIPATRYWDLGEDDREFKWNNYISRYHSRHTDLMDVLAMYQARANAPLDALAKLCGFPGKLGMDGSQVWPAFQDGRIEEIRNYCETDVVNTYLLYCRFQLMRGGLTQSEYADEILLVKNALAQEPASHWAEYLAGFDA; via the coding sequence ATGACACCGATTCTTGTTTTTGACATCGAGACGATTCCCGATGTCGACGGCATTCGCCGTCTGGAAGACCTGCCCGCGACGCTCGACGATGCCGCGGTGGCCGAACACGCATTCGCCGCACGCCGTGAGAAGACCGGCGGCGATTTCCTGCCGCATCACCTGCAGCGCATTGCGGCGATCTCATGCGTGTTCCGCGACAACAACGGTTTTCGCGTCCGCTCGCTCGGCACGCCGCAGGACAACGAAGCGACGCTGATCCAGTCGTTCTACCGGGTGATCGAGAAATACACGCCGCAACTCGTGTCTTGGAACGGCGGGGGTTTCGATCTGCCGGTGCTCCATTACCGCGCGCTCGTGCACGGTATCCCCGCGACGCGCTACTGGGATCTCGGCGAGGACGACCGCGAATTCAAGTGGAACAACTACATCTCGCGCTATCACTCGCGGCATACCGATCTGATGGATGTGCTCGCGATGTATCAGGCGCGCGCGAACGCGCCGCTCGACGCGCTTGCGAAGCTGTGCGGCTTTCCGGGCAAGCTCGGGATGGACGGCAGCCAGGTGTGGCCGGCGTTCCAGGACGGGCGGATCGAGGAAATCCGCAATTATTGCGAGACCGATGTCGTCAATACGTACCTGCTGTACTGCCGGTTCCAGTTGATGCGCGGCGGCCTGACGCAGAGCGAGTATGCGGACGAGATCCTGCTCGTGAAGAACGCGCTCGCGCAGGAACCGGCGTCGCACTGGGCCGAATACCTGGCCGGTTTCGACGCGTAA
- a CDS encoding endonuclease/exonuclease/phosphatase family protein → MRLIDWNIQWGRDADGVVDLSLTVATIRRLGDFDVLCLQEVTRGFGALPGRPGPDQFAELAALLPGYTIVEAIGADLPAIEPGAPRRQFGNAIATRLPVGRVLRQLLPWPADAGAPSMPRVALDVELQTPVGPLRVVTTHLEYYSARQRLAQVDALRDQHREACAHAERPAPAETAEGPFSATGQPRDAIVCGDFNSAFGSDAYRRFLEPVADAPRFVDAWVARHPGRTPPPTAGVYDTVQWSDGPLACDFVFVTDTLLPRVMRCEIDGDVRASDHQPVLFELA, encoded by the coding sequence ATGCGATTGATCGACTGGAACATCCAATGGGGTCGGGACGCCGACGGCGTTGTCGACCTTTCGCTCACTGTCGCGACGATCCGCCGGCTCGGCGATTTCGACGTGCTGTGCCTGCAGGAGGTCACGCGCGGCTTCGGCGCACTGCCCGGCCGGCCCGGCCCCGACCAGTTCGCCGAACTCGCGGCACTGCTGCCCGGTTATACGATCGTCGAAGCCATCGGCGCAGACCTGCCGGCCATTGAACCCGGCGCACCGCGCCGCCAGTTCGGCAATGCGATCGCGACCCGGCTGCCGGTCGGGCGCGTGCTGCGCCAGTTGCTGCCGTGGCCGGCCGACGCCGGCGCACCGTCGATGCCGCGCGTCGCGCTCGACGTCGAGTTGCAGACACCTGTCGGCCCGCTGCGCGTGGTCACCACGCATCTCGAATACTATTCGGCGCGCCAGCGCCTTGCGCAGGTCGATGCGCTGCGCGACCAGCATCGCGAGGCCTGCGCGCACGCGGAACGGCCCGCGCCCGCCGAAACTGCCGAAGGGCCGTTCAGCGCGACCGGCCAGCCGCGCGATGCGATCGTCTGCGGCGATTTCAACAGCGCGTTCGGCAGCGATGCGTACCGGCGCTTCCTGGAGCCGGTCGCCGACGCCCCGCGCTTCGTCGACGCATGGGTTGCGCGCCATCCCGGCCGCACGCCGCCACCGACGGCCGGCGTCTACGATACGGTGCAATGGTCGGACGGGCCGCTCGCGTGCGACTTCGTGTTCGTGACCGATACGCTGCTGCCGCGCGTCATGCGCTGCGAGATCGACGGCGACGTGCGCGCATCGGATCACCAGCCGGTGCTGTTCGAACTTGCTTGA
- the rlmD gene encoding 23S rRNA (uracil(1939)-C(5))-methyltransferase RlmD, producing MSEAVPTSARKSKNAPVAPGIAPVLEIESLDMEARGVGRTMTEDGEPGKVIFVEGALPGERVTYSSYRRKPSYEQATVVDILRPSVMRTQPKCKFFGTCGGCSMQHLDMRAQVAVKQRVLEDNLWHLAKLRAETMFAPIHGPSWGYRYRARLTVRNVAKKGGVLVGFHEKKSSYVADMTSCEVLPPHVSAMLVPLRRLVEGLSIRDRMPQIELAVGSEVTALVLRVLEPINSDDEALLRAFADEHKVQFWLQPKGPDTVAPFYPLDVSLDYTLPEFGIRMPFKPTDFTQVNHQINRVLVGRALRLLAPSRDDRVLDLFCGIGNFTLPLARLSREVMGIEGSDTLTTRALANARENGVDGHTTFACRNLFEVTGDDIRALGAFDKFLVDPPREGALAVSKALAEIAQSGEGPLPKRIVYVSCNPSTLARDAGLLVHEAGYRLKGAGVVNMFPNTSHVESIALFERD from the coding sequence GTGTCCGAAGCCGTCCCCACTTCTGCGCGCAAATCGAAAAATGCGCCCGTCGCGCCCGGGATCGCCCCGGTTCTCGAGATCGAATCGCTCGACATGGAAGCGCGCGGTGTCGGCCGCACGATGACCGAGGACGGCGAGCCGGGCAAGGTCATCTTCGTCGAGGGTGCGCTGCCCGGCGAACGTGTGACCTATTCGAGCTACCGTCGTAAGCCGAGCTACGAGCAGGCGACGGTTGTCGACATTCTGCGCCCGAGCGTGATGCGCACGCAGCCGAAATGCAAGTTCTTCGGCACCTGCGGCGGCTGTTCGATGCAGCATCTCGACATGCGCGCGCAGGTGGCGGTCAAGCAGCGCGTGCTCGAAGACAACCTGTGGCACCTGGCGAAGCTGCGTGCGGAAACGATGTTCGCGCCGATCCACGGCCCGTCGTGGGGCTATCGCTATCGTGCGCGCCTGACCGTGCGCAATGTGGCGAAGAAGGGCGGCGTGCTGGTCGGGTTTCACGAGAAGAAAAGCAGCTATGTCGCCGACATGACGAGTTGCGAAGTGCTGCCGCCGCATGTGTCGGCGATGCTCGTGCCGCTGCGCCGGCTCGTCGAGGGGCTGTCGATCCGCGATCGGATGCCGCAGATCGAGCTCGCGGTCGGCTCGGAGGTCACCGCGCTCGTGCTGCGCGTGCTGGAGCCGATCAACTCGGACGACGAAGCGTTGCTGCGCGCGTTCGCGGACGAACACAAGGTGCAGTTCTGGCTGCAACCGAAGGGCCCCGACACGGTGGCGCCGTTCTATCCGCTTGACGTGTCGCTTGACTACACGCTGCCGGAGTTCGGCATTCGCATGCCGTTCAAGCCGACCGACTTCACGCAGGTCAACCATCAGATCAACCGCGTGCTGGTGGGCCGCGCGCTGCGCCTGCTCGCGCCGTCGCGCGACGATCGCGTGCTCGACCTGTTCTGCGGGATCGGCAACTTCACGCTGCCGCTCGCGCGGCTGTCGCGCGAAGTGATGGGCATCGAGGGCAGCGACACGCTGACGACGCGCGCGCTTGCGAACGCGCGCGAGAACGGCGTCGACGGCCACACGACGTTCGCGTGCCGGAACCTGTTCGAAGTGACGGGCGACGACATCCGTGCGCTCGGCGCATTCGACAAGTTCCTGGTCGACCCGCCGCGCGAAGGCGCGCTCGCAGTGTCGAAGGCGCTGGCCGAGATTGCGCAAAGCGGCGAAGGCCCGCTGCCGAAGCGGATCGTCTACGTGTCGTGCAACCCGTCCACGCTGGCGCGCGACGCGGGCCTGCTCGTGCACGAGGCCGGCTACCGGCTGAAGGGCGCCGGTGTCGTGAACATGTTCCCGAACACGTCGCACGTCGAATCGATCGCGCTGTTCGAGCGCGACTGA
- a CDS encoding Bax inhibitor-1/YccA family protein, which yields MNDYPYNFGRGGSVSTAEVRNRVLRNTYWLLALSMVPTVLGAWVGVATGFSLFAATSPMMSLLAFFAIAFGFMFAIERTKNSAAGVFVLLGFTFFMGLMLSRLLSFILGFSNGPSLIMLAFGGTGIIFAAMATIATVSKRDFSGLGKWLFMGVIVILLASVANIFLQLPALMLTVSVLAIAIFSAYMLFDVQRVVNGGETNYISATLAIYLDLYNVFTNLLALLGIFGGNRN from the coding sequence ATGAACGACTATCCGTACAATTTCGGTCGCGGCGGTTCCGTCAGCACCGCCGAGGTTCGCAACCGCGTGCTGCGGAACACGTACTGGCTGCTCGCGCTGTCGATGGTACCGACCGTGCTGGGCGCCTGGGTCGGCGTCGCGACGGGCTTCTCGCTGTTCGCGGCCACGAGCCCGATGATGAGCCTGCTCGCGTTCTTCGCGATCGCGTTCGGCTTCATGTTCGCGATCGAGCGGACGAAGAACAGCGCGGCCGGCGTATTCGTGCTGCTCGGCTTCACGTTCTTCATGGGCCTGATGCTGTCGCGGCTGCTGAGCTTCATTCTCGGTTTCTCGAACGGCCCGTCGCTGATCATGCTCGCGTTCGGCGGCACCGGCATCATCTTCGCCGCGATGGCGACGATCGCCACCGTCAGCAAGCGCGACTTCTCGGGGCTCGGCAAGTGGCTGTTCATGGGCGTGATCGTGATCCTGCTCGCGTCGGTCGCGAACATCTTCCTGCAACTGCCGGCACTGATGCTCACCGTGTCGGTGCTCGCGATCGCGATCTTCTCCGCATACATGCTGTTCGACGTCCAGCGCGTCGTGAACGGCGGCGAGACGAACTACATCTCGGCGACGCTCGCGATCTACCTCGACCTGTACAACGTGTTCACGAACCTGCTCGCGCTGCTCGGCATCTTCGGCGGCAACCGCAACTGA
- the ndk gene encoding nucleoside-diphosphate kinase, giving the protein MAIERTLSIIKPDAVAKNVIGQIYSRFEGAGLKIVASRMAHLSRADAEKFYAVHAARPFFKDLVDFMISGPVMIQVLEGEGAILKNRDLMGATDPKKAEQGTIRADFADSIDANAVHGSDAAETAAVEIAFFFPEMNVYSR; this is encoded by the coding sequence ATGGCAATCGAGCGCACCCTGTCGATCATCAAGCCGGATGCGGTGGCAAAGAACGTGATCGGCCAGATCTACAGCCGTTTCGAAGGCGCCGGCCTGAAGATCGTCGCATCGCGCATGGCTCACCTGTCGCGTGCTGACGCAGAGAAGTTCTACGCGGTTCACGCAGCGCGTCCGTTCTTCAAGGATCTCGTCGATTTCATGATCTCGGGCCCGGTGATGATCCAGGTTCTGGAAGGTGAAGGCGCGATCCTGAAGAACCGCGACCTGATGGGCGCAACGGATCCGAAGAAGGCGGAACAGGGCACGATCCGCGCCGACTTCGCCGACAGCATCGACGCGAACGCCGTGCACGGCTCGGACGCAGCGGAAACGGCTGCTGTCGAAATCGCGTTCTTCTTCCCGGAAATGAACGTTTACTCGCGTTAA